One Candidatus Delongbacteria bacterium DNA segment encodes these proteins:
- a CDS encoding flagellin gives MALRINHNIPSLSVQRALANTTRELGVAVERLSSGLRINKAWDDPAGLAVSEKFRAQIASMVEAERNASQGINLLATAEGAMAILDDKLIRMRALSVEAANGTLTSLDRSYLDVEFQQLKSEITRIASVTNYNGLNLLDGTYSQGSASGGIRLQVGTFAAANVDTYQITINDMTASALGLASVDLTNTASAQSAITLVDSAINTKDTERTRIGSYVERLQYTIQNLQVQHENAVDSESTIRDADMAEETSAFVRAQILMQSGVAMLAQANQIPQFALSLI, from the coding sequence ATGGCGCTCCGCATCAACCACAACATCCCGTCGCTGTCCGTGCAGCGTGCCCTGGCCAACACCACCCGCGAGCTGGGGGTCGCCGTCGAACGGCTCTCCAGCGGCCTGCGCATCAACAAGGCCTGGGACGATCCCGCCGGACTGGCGGTCTCCGAGAAATTCCGTGCCCAGATCGCCAGCATGGTGGAAGCCGAGCGCAACGCCAGCCAGGGCATCAATCTGCTGGCCACGGCCGAAGGCGCCATGGCCATCCTCGACGACAAGTTGATCCGCATGCGCGCCCTGTCGGTGGAGGCCGCCAACGGCACCCTCACCAGTCTGGACCGCAGCTACCTGGACGTGGAGTTCCAGCAGCTGAAAAGCGAGATCACGCGCATCGCCAGCGTGACCAACTACAACGGCTTGAATCTGCTGGACGGCACGTACAGCCAGGGCAGCGCGTCCGGCGGCATTCGCCTGCAGGTGGGCACCTTTGCCGCGGCCAACGTGGACACCTATCAGATCACCATCAACGACATGACGGCCAGCGCACTGGGCCTGGCCAGCGTGGACTTGACCAACACCGCCTCCGCGCAAAGTGCGATCACCTTGGTGGACAGCGCCATCAACACCAAGGACACCGAGCGCACGCGAATCGGCAGTTACGTGGAACGCCTGCAGTACACGATCCAAAACCTGCAGGTGCAGCATGAAAACGCCGTGGACAGTGAATCCACCATCCGGGACGCGGACATGGCCGAAGAGACCTCGGCCTTCGTGCGGGCCCAGATCCTGATGCAGTCCGGCGTGGCCATGCTGGCCCAGGCCAACCAGATTCCCCAATTCGCTCTCAGCTTGATTTGA
- a CDS encoding phosphotransferase — MPNPTLEPAAWLTAAGIPHHLPRAWRMPGGGSDRVMTRIWPDGGKRKSLVLVENPHPQTFGGPLNENHSFWYVGGLLRKAGGHGPALVFADLEQGWYLVEDLGDTLLLALVEEAGREDPRVEGWMEEVLDILLDLQHGLQDVFDPARVHALPYDFELMTVWESGYFRERFLEGLLDLPLDRAAFDGECGELARRVEASTPKGVLFRDFQSTNVLRTDDSWRLIDFQGARLGPPQYDVASFVNDPYLRLPAPLRARLVERFARRRAARGLESAASFLEAYPLVAAHRMMQALGAYGLLSKVKGKWWFLQHVPAALGHLEELLVQPAFDCCPELRRVTQVAAEQVAGGVLDRLRPADGGGA; from the coding sequence ATGCCCAACCCCACCCTTGAGCCCGCTGCCTGGTTGACGGCGGCCGGCATTCCCCACCACCTTCCGCGGGCCTGGCGCATGCCGGGCGGGGGCAGCGACCGCGTGATGACCCGGATCTGGCCGGACGGCGGCAAGCGCAAGAGCCTGGTGCTGGTGGAGAATCCCCACCCCCAGACCTTCGGTGGACCGCTGAACGAAAACCACTCCTTCTGGTACGTGGGCGGCCTGCTGCGCAAGGCGGGCGGACACGGGCCGGCGCTGGTGTTCGCGGACCTGGAACAGGGCTGGTACCTGGTGGAGGACCTGGGCGACACGCTGCTGCTGGCGCTGGTGGAGGAGGCGGGGCGTGAGGATCCGCGCGTCGAGGGTTGGATGGAGGAAGTGCTGGACATCCTGCTGGATCTCCAGCACGGTCTGCAGGACGTCTTCGACCCGGCCCGCGTGCATGCCCTGCCCTACGATTTCGAACTGATGACGGTCTGGGAATCCGGCTACTTTCGCGAACGCTTCCTCGAGGGCTTGCTGGACCTGCCCCTGGACCGGGCGGCGTTTGACGGCGAGTGCGGGGAGCTGGCCCGCCGGGTGGAAGCTTCCACTCCCAAGGGCGTGCTCTTCCGCGATTTCCAGTCCACCAACGTGCTGCGCACGGACGACAGCTGGCGGTTGATCGACTTCCAGGGCGCGCGACTGGGTCCGCCCCAGTACGACGTGGCCTCCTTCGTCAACGATCCCTACCTGAGGCTGCCCGCGCCGCTGCGCGCCCGGCTGGTGGAGCGCTTCGCGCGGCGGCGCGCGGCGCGCGGACTGGAGTCCGCGGCGTCTTTCCTTGAGGCGTACCCGCTGGTGGCCGCCCACCGCATGATGCAGGCCCTGGGCGCCTACGGTCTGCTGAGCAAGGTGAAGGGCAAGTGGTGGTTCCTGCAGCACGTGCCTGCGGCGCTAGGCCACCTGGAGGAACTCCTGGTCCAGCCCGCCTTCGACTGCTGTCCGGAACTGCGCCGGGTGACCCAGGTTGCGGCTGAGCAGGTGGCGGGGGGCGTGCTGGACCGGCTGCGCCCGGCTGACGGGGGCGGCGCGTGA
- a CDS encoding UDP-N-acetylglucosamine--N-acetylmuramyl-(pentapeptide) pyrophosphoryl-undecaprenol N-acetylglucosamine transferase: MRRAVFTGGGTGGHVYPALAIAQALLGPGGWDGLYIGTRGRAEERILASLEAGGPLTLPFRSASATGFPGLRSPRLLPFLFKLKLGTLQAAWHLLRFRPQVVVATGGYASAPTVFAAALLRKLGLLRCGILIHEQNASAGLMNRLAGRLADLVALTFPESAAALPGCRTQVTGYPVRAGLERLPDRLEACRSLGLNSDKPVLFVFGGSQGARAINLALYRILPELLRQGVQVLHGTGMSAGTAWDAGREHALQLEQLERDCPDWSRLAPLYHARPYFDQIQLAYAAADLVCCRAGAGALFELLAMGRPALLIPKMGLPGDHQTANARSAEKAGAAEVLLEEPLPEEGRLVAGLRPEALLERVQTLLNDPERRAGLGVRAREHFHADARERLAALATALAAGERPAGERVAPGPRSLERTPTLELCRGATREPEGQDRRYLEYRCLAALCSDSWVERNAGLKLAAALRLERALPLLIRLAEDPTPVGGLRRLLGERRGQNGFIRRNLMTTLAALPATPETDRVLRAALEDSYWEVRVEAIRTLTLQEGPADPALVERMQRFRRQGNFEEAQAVAHWWAACQPAAGWREWILPLSLHANCLVREAAIRALQRKVKQGELQLADLQGELDLFLLTSTHFRPQFPLKQAMRALAEQREVS; encoded by the coding sequence GTGAGACGCGCGGTCTTCACCGGAGGCGGCACCGGCGGACACGTCTATCCGGCCCTGGCCATCGCCCAGGCCCTGTTGGGTCCGGGCGGCTGGGACGGGCTCTACATCGGCACCCGCGGCCGCGCCGAGGAGCGCATCCTCGCCAGCCTGGAGGCTGGCGGTCCGCTGACCCTGCCCTTCCGCAGCGCGAGCGCCACGGGCTTCCCCGGCCTGCGCAGTCCGCGCCTGCTGCCCTTCCTGTTCAAACTCAAGCTGGGGACGCTGCAAGCCGCCTGGCACCTGCTGCGTTTCCGGCCCCAGGTGGTGGTGGCCACGGGCGGCTACGCCTCGGCACCGACGGTGTTCGCCGCGGCCCTGCTCCGGAAGCTGGGTCTTTTGCGTTGCGGCATCCTCATCCACGAACAGAATGCCAGCGCGGGGTTGATGAACCGGCTGGCCGGGCGGCTGGCCGACCTGGTGGCGCTGACCTTTCCCGAGTCCGCCGCGGCCCTGCCCGGCTGCCGCACGCAAGTGACCGGTTATCCCGTGCGCGCCGGGCTGGAGCGGCTGCCCGACCGGCTGGAGGCGTGCCGCAGCCTGGGACTTAATTCCGACAAACCCGTGTTGTTCGTGTTCGGGGGCTCCCAGGGCGCGCGCGCCATCAACCTGGCGCTCTACCGGATCCTGCCGGAGCTGCTGCGGCAAGGCGTGCAGGTGCTGCACGGCACGGGCATGTCCGCCGGCACGGCCTGGGACGCGGGCCGCGAGCACGCGCTCCAGCTGGAGCAGCTGGAGCGTGACTGTCCGGACTGGAGCCGGCTGGCGCCGTTGTATCACGCCCGGCCCTACTTCGACCAGATCCAGCTGGCCTACGCGGCGGCCGACCTGGTTTGCTGCCGGGCGGGCGCGGGCGCGCTGTTCGAACTGCTGGCCATGGGCCGGCCCGCGTTGCTGATTCCCAAGATGGGCCTGCCCGGCGACCACCAGACGGCCAACGCGCGCAGCGCCGAGAAGGCGGGCGCGGCGGAGGTCCTGCTGGAGGAGCCCCTGCCGGAGGAGGGCCGGCTCGTGGCGGGTCTGCGGCCGGAAGCCCTGCTGGAGCGGGTGCAGACCCTGCTGAACGACCCCGAACGCCGCGCCGGACTGGGAGTCCGGGCCCGCGAGCATTTCCACGCGGACGCGCGCGAGCGGCTGGCCGCGCTGGCGACCGCCCTGGCCGCGGGCGAGCGGCCCGCCGGAGAGCGCGTGGCGCCGGGTCCGCGCTCGCTGGAGCGCACACCCACGCTGGAGCTCTGCCGGGGCGCGACCCGGGAACCCGAGGGCCAGGACCGGCGCTACCTAGAGTACCGCTGCCTGGCGGCCCTGTGCTCCGATTCCTGGGTGGAACGCAACGCGGGGCTCAAGCTGGCGGCGGCCCTGCGCCTGGAGCGTGCCCTGCCGCTGCTGATCCGGCTGGCCGAGGATCCCACGCCGGTGGGCGGTCTGCGCCGTCTGCTGGGCGAGCGCCGGGGCCAGAACGGCTTCATCCGGCGCAACCTGATGACCACGCTGGCCGCGCTACCGGCCACGCCCGAGACCGACCGCGTGCTCCGCGCGGCGCTGGAAGACTCCTACTGGGAGGTGCGCGTGGAGGCCATCCGCACCCTGACCCTGCAGGAGGGGCCGGCGGATCCGGCGCTGGTGGAGCGCATGCAGCGCTTCCGCCGGCAGGGCAACTTCGAGGAGGCCCAGGCCGTGGCCCACTGGTGGGCGGCCTGTCAGCCGGCCGCCGGTTGGCGCGAGTGGATCCTGCCGCTCTCCCTGCACGCCAATTGCCTGGTGCGCGAGGCGGCCATCCGGGCCCTGCAGCGCAAGGTGAAACAGGGCGAGCTGCAGCTGGCCGACCTGCAGGGCGAGCTGGATCTTTTCCTGCTCACCAGCACGCACTTCCGGCCGCAGTTTCCCCTCAAACAGGCCATGCGCGCCCTGGCCGAACAGCGGGAGGTCTCATGA
- the mraY gene encoding phospho-N-acetylmuramoyl-pentapeptide-transferase, translating to MLTWLANLLREELGGPGFLRLFNYISFRTVMAAMTTFVVSLIIGGRLIRFLHLRRIRDVVEDYGVIDVSNKRGTPTMGGLLMILSILTGYGLWFRPDNPFSWAGLSALLWFGLVGLMDDWGKLKGGSGKHGLSQSAKLALQALYATGFALWLLSAWSPLPEALQSQLYLPFVKGPVLELGWWSVPWTVLVFLSVSNSVNFADGMDGLAVVPAAISFMVYAVFAYVLGNEVYSQYLQFQYVRGVGELAVLGGAVIGAGLGFLWYNFFPAQVFMGDTGSMALGGLLSAVMLLMRQEVLFLIVGGVFVLEGASVLIQEKIGIGILGRRIFYRAPIHHAFEHRGVAETKVVIRFWIIALFLGFLGLLSLKIR from the coding sequence ATGCTGACCTGGCTGGCCAATCTGTTGCGCGAGGAACTGGGGGGACCCGGCTTCCTGCGCCTCTTCAACTACATCTCCTTCCGCACGGTGATGGCCGCCATGACCACCTTCGTGGTGAGCCTGATCATCGGCGGGCGGCTGATCCGCTTCCTGCACCTGCGGCGGATCCGTGATGTGGTGGAGGACTACGGCGTCATCGACGTCTCCAACAAGCGCGGCACGCCCACCATGGGCGGACTGCTGATGATCCTCTCCATCCTGACGGGGTACGGGCTCTGGTTCCGGCCGGACAATCCCTTCTCCTGGGCCGGACTCTCCGCCCTGCTCTGGTTCGGGCTGGTGGGGCTGATGGACGATTGGGGCAAGCTCAAGGGCGGCAGCGGCAAGCACGGTCTCTCCCAAAGCGCCAAGTTGGCCCTGCAGGCCCTCTACGCCACGGGCTTCGCGCTCTGGCTGCTTTCCGCCTGGTCGCCCCTGCCCGAGGCGCTGCAGAGCCAGCTCTACCTGCCCTTCGTCAAGGGCCCCGTGCTGGAGCTGGGCTGGTGGAGCGTGCCCTGGACCGTGCTGGTCTTCCTCAGCGTGTCCAACAGCGTGAACTTCGCCGACGGCATGGACGGCCTGGCCGTGGTGCCCGCGGCCATCTCCTTCATGGTTTACGCCGTGTTCGCCTATGTGCTGGGCAACGAGGTCTACAGCCAGTACCTGCAGTTCCAGTACGTGCGCGGCGTGGGCGAGCTGGCCGTGCTGGGCGGAGCCGTGATCGGCGCGGGGCTGGGCTTCCTGTGGTACAATTTCTTCCCGGCGCAGGTCTTCATGGGGGACACGGGCAGCATGGCCCTGGGCGGCCTGCTCTCCGCCGTGATGCTGCTGATGCGGCAGGAGGTGCTGTTCCTCATCGTGGGGGGCGTGTTCGTGCTGGAGGGCGCCAGCGTGCTGATCCAGGAGAAGATCGGCATCGGGATCCTCGGGCGGCGCATCTTCTATCGCGCGCCCATCCATCACGCCTTCGAGCACCGGGGCGTGGCGGAGACCAAGGTGGTCATCCGCTTCTGGATCATCGCGCTGTTCCTGGGATTCCTGGGCCTGCTCTCGCTGAAGATCCGCTAA
- a CDS encoding sugar phosphate nucleotidyltransferase, which translates to MKEPIGVLLAAGLGTRLRPLTLVRPKPLVPLHGIPLLEFGLRQLRQAGCRLIAVNGHHLREAVQTWLQARAADGGLDLRFFAEPDLLGVGGGLARMARELPPGPLLVQNGDVLHDGELGRLLERARGAEVALALGGEPRVVECPAGRVLGLRDPARSTHGFTGIHVWSEAARERLCAWTRPDLIPFFQAEAAAGRDIRGVALAADGTGALWEDLGRLERYLPLHRELWENGAYRRLLDRLELAPRWDAERALSLGERSLLPEDARNCVAWEGVRWQGEARDSVFLDGVQGRGLVAGEIVL; encoded by the coding sequence GTGAAGGAACCCATTGGCGTGCTACTCGCTGCCGGGCTGGGGACGCGCCTGCGCCCCCTGACCCTGGTGCGTCCCAAGCCGCTGGTGCCCCTGCACGGCATTCCCCTGCTCGAGTTCGGGCTGCGACAGCTGCGGCAGGCCGGCTGTCGGCTGATCGCCGTGAACGGCCACCATCTGCGCGAGGCGGTGCAGACGTGGCTGCAGGCGCGCGCTGCGGATGGCGGCCTGGACCTGCGCTTCTTCGCCGAGCCCGACCTGCTGGGCGTGGGCGGCGGCCTGGCCCGGATGGCGCGCGAACTGCCACCCGGTCCGCTGCTGGTGCAGAACGGCGACGTGCTGCACGACGGGGAGCTGGGGCGCCTGCTGGAGCGCGCGCGGGGCGCCGAGGTGGCGCTGGCCCTGGGCGGCGAGCCCCGGGTGGTGGAGTGTCCCGCCGGCCGCGTGCTGGGCCTGCGAGATCCGGCGCGCAGCACGCACGGGTTCACGGGCATCCACGTCTGGAGCGAGGCCGCCCGCGAGCGGCTCTGCGCCTGGACCCGGCCGGACCTGATTCCCTTCTTTCAGGCGGAGGCGGCAGCCGGGCGCGACATCCGGGGGGTGGCGTTGGCGGCGGACGGGACGGGCGCGCTCTGGGAGGACCTGGGCCGGCTGGAACGCTATCTGCCCCTGCACCGGGAACTGTGGGAAAACGGCGCCTATCGCCGGTTGCTGGACCGGCTGGAGCTGGCGCCGCGCTGGGATGCCGAACGCGCCCTCAGCCTGGGAGAGCGCAGCCTCTTGCCGGAGGACGCCCGCAACTGCGTGGCCTGGGAGGGCGTGCGCTGGCAGGGCGAGGCCCGGGACAGCGTGTTCCTGGACGGCGTGCAGGGCCGGGGCCTGGTGGCAGGCGAGATCGTGTTGTGA
- a CDS encoding endonuclease/exonuclease/phosphatase family protein translates to MTLGRWIRRLVWLGLAGLLAWGLLWLFPWTHPAGETTFRLLSWNVHGFHNQFDGDSRQLILEGIAGQDADVLVLQEFPVSRGGGRVREALRRAGYPHEALFAYDHSVTDAYAMGLAIYSRHRILRFREFPLLPLAEGRILALAELELEGRVLRVGGVHMPNSDIHLNGKRAMIMSELFGENLRTLQCESLIAALQPWRQEALVVAGDYNTFPLSSAWRIMRGEYLDAFSAKEWTTGTFNIRENLDVKIDHIFHSKKVRSLTAQVVNLAGSDHRPVLAELQF, encoded by the coding sequence ATGACCCTGGGACGCTGGATCCGTCGACTGGTCTGGTTGGGCCTGGCCGGGCTGCTGGCCTGGGGCCTGCTCTGGCTGTTTCCCTGGACCCATCCTGCGGGGGAGACGACCTTCCGCCTGCTCTCCTGGAACGTGCACGGCTTCCACAACCAGTTTGACGGCGACTCCCGGCAGCTGATCCTCGAAGGGATCGCGGGTCAGGACGCCGACGTGCTGGTGCTGCAGGAGTTCCCCGTCTCCCGGGGGGGCGGGCGGGTGCGCGAGGCCCTGCGCCGGGCGGGCTACCCGCACGAGGCGTTGTTCGCCTACGACCACTCCGTCACCGACGCCTACGCCATGGGCCTGGCCATCTACTCGCGCCACCGCATCCTGCGCTTCCGTGAATTTCCCCTGCTGCCGCTGGCCGAGGGGCGCATCCTGGCCCTGGCCGAACTGGAACTGGAGGGCCGCGTGCTGCGCGTGGGAGGCGTCCACATGCCCAACTCGGACATCCACTTGAACGGCAAGCGGGCGATGATCATGAGCGAGCTCTTCGGCGAGAACCTGCGCACCCTGCAGTGCGAATCGCTGATCGCCGCCCTGCAACCCTGGCGGCAGGAGGCCCTGGTGGTGGCCGGCGACTACAACACCTTCCCGCTCTCGTCGGCCTGGCGCATCATGCGCGGCGAGTACCTGGACGCCTTTTCCGCCAAGGAGTGGACCACCGGCACCTTCAACATCCGTGAAAACCTGGACGTGAAGATCGACCATATCTTTCATTCCAAAAAAGTGCGAAGCTTGACTGCGCAGGTGGTGAATCTGGCCGGCTCCGATCATCGTCCCGTGCTGGCGGAGCTGCAATTCTGA
- a CDS encoding C25 family cysteine peptidase: MSLYPVRPAEARAAVSPIQFPPRSAVAGGLAGLLLLLALLLPAWADAPAAGWEDVQVLRQDSRGVEFLLRPSVQELGITTEGRSRLRVGGSTDAAPHRQFQLALPPGARPVVTLSGSSLRSWAGPVDGVDFAGENPVPLLEWEEVGFHDLRLLVLRLELLRQNGLQATLVEDVRVRVDFGVEAGAGFPSRLPAAELAALVLNPGQAAGWARPRLAARDGLTQWDGAQWVRIPVTREGLYQITPGQLSQLGLDPATLDPRTFKLYGYGGALIPENPLAARNNEFAPRELPALRQHDGDGAFESGERLLFYGRGTSALVPLANGSIGVQDHYYSDTNVYWLLLGGVESGLEMGALADDSGAEPFLLSAVRWRGLLNEHKGYGETSARACMGDVFNEGTRAVYTFPAPLPGVAATMWLEYDFYPTITMPNDLIAFDLNGQSFPVQGLPHSTRLEGELSLAGEQLSLGVERLVDSGYPIRLSWFCPSFEAPARFVDDEISFELPPVPGSYQVNVQDPPATFWLVDVTDFDSLRVTQGALLTDRVKPLTPNSPTGRARRYFGATEAGLRTPGGLSLAQMPDLKAQAGTANLIVIAPAAFADAAQELVDYKNSLGPARARLAVLEDVYSEFNGGVADPGALRNFLRHEVLSAETPAEHALFVGNGHYDYRGLLAGAYPLRMPAWYWEISSLTDADWMVDDWFAQVESSSLMSLSIGRLPANSESEVRAYTRKLQAYEGAADQGLWRNRMLFVGDDEHGENDRVDTFEMSHSQDTEELIRTRVPGTFDVERLYVFNYPTVYNPAIRIREKPQAEARLVEALNEGVALVNYMGHGNNITWTHEYIFYAPRHFQLLQATGRPAIFLAATCSWAEIDLPLGEAFPQQLVNMDGGGAIGVLAATRKTGATSNFLFANTLMQQLFQRDGDGQWPVLGGSIMRAKNLNASDTNRRRYVWLGDPSLRPGFPRGTGHLDNLTSGGQPADTLLSQALAGFSTHADTLLTDPVQDGFNTTVMRQAPLARRYNYDPFTNSTVYHGIHLDYESPGALIFSGVSTLAAGQAVNRFMLPGELGDLEHPAELRCYYQGRTGSGATSDGLVYAELPLAQNPNPALDDSAPTLRLLLNGPQWRESDWVAPNSVVILQVQDSSGVNLTGELGHRIEMEIDGGTPRDLTASFQYDLDDWTRGEARLELPLLETGSHRLRARAFDTFNNPGYAEVEFQVLDPGTPALADVVNFPNPARERTQFTFRLLGAQQEAPSSCDLLVYTVKGRRVASRRLALSGASDFIWSEAWEPRNDQGDPLARGVYFYRVRLRLPALSYSLLDENGQYVVRSLKAADVEATGKLLVD, translated from the coding sequence ATGAGCCTGTACCCCGTCCGCCCCGCCGAGGCCCGCGCCGCCGTTTCCCCAATCCAGTTCCCGCCCCGTTCCGCCGTCGCCGGCGGGCTGGCCGGCCTGCTTCTGTTGCTGGCCCTTCTCCTGCCGGCGTGGGCGGATGCGCCGGCCGCCGGCTGGGAGGACGTGCAGGTGCTGCGCCAGGACTCCCGGGGCGTGGAGTTCCTGCTGCGGCCCAGCGTGCAGGAGCTGGGGATCACGACCGAGGGCCGCTCCCGCCTGCGGGTGGGCGGCAGCACGGACGCCGCGCCTCATCGCCAATTCCAGCTGGCCCTGCCGCCCGGCGCCCGCCCGGTGGTGACGCTTTCGGGCAGTTCCCTGCGTTCCTGGGCCGGTCCCGTGGACGGGGTGGACTTCGCCGGCGAGAACCCCGTGCCGCTGCTGGAGTGGGAGGAGGTGGGCTTCCACGACCTGCGGCTGCTGGTGCTCCGGCTGGAACTGCTGCGCCAGAACGGGCTCCAGGCCACGCTGGTCGAGGATGTCCGTGTGCGTGTGGACTTCGGCGTCGAGGCCGGAGCGGGATTTCCCAGCCGTCTGCCGGCTGCCGAGTTGGCCGCGCTGGTGCTGAACCCGGGCCAGGCCGCGGGCTGGGCCCGGCCGCGGCTGGCGGCCCGGGATGGGCTGACCCAGTGGGACGGCGCGCAGTGGGTGCGGATCCCGGTGACCCGCGAGGGCCTGTACCAGATCACGCCCGGCCAGCTCTCCCAGCTGGGGCTGGATCCGGCCACGCTGGATCCGCGCACGTTCAAACTCTACGGCTACGGCGGCGCGCTGATCCCCGAGAATCCGCTGGCCGCGCGCAACAACGAGTTCGCGCCGCGCGAGCTGCCGGCCCTGCGCCAGCACGATGGCGACGGCGCCTTCGAGTCCGGCGAGCGCCTGCTCTTCTACGGGCGCGGCACCTCGGCGCTGGTGCCCCTGGCCAACGGCTCCATCGGCGTGCAGGACCACTATTACAGCGACACCAACGTCTACTGGCTGCTGCTGGGCGGCGTGGAATCCGGGTTGGAGATGGGCGCCCTGGCCGACGACTCGGGCGCCGAGCCCTTCCTGCTCTCCGCCGTGCGCTGGCGCGGGTTGTTGAACGAGCACAAGGGCTACGGCGAGACCTCGGCCCGGGCCTGCATGGGCGACGTGTTCAACGAGGGTACGCGGGCGGTCTACACCTTCCCCGCCCCGCTGCCGGGAGTGGCGGCCACCATGTGGCTGGAGTACGACTTCTACCCGACCATCACCATGCCCAACGACCTGATCGCCTTCGACCTGAACGGGCAGAGTTTCCCCGTGCAGGGGCTGCCGCACAGCACGCGGCTGGAGGGAGAGCTGTCCCTGGCCGGCGAGCAGCTGAGCCTGGGCGTGGAGCGGCTGGTGGACTCGGGCTATCCCATCCGCCTCAGCTGGTTCTGCCCCAGCTTCGAGGCGCCGGCGCGCTTCGTGGACGACGAGATCTCCTTCGAGCTGCCCCCCGTGCCGGGCAGCTACCAGGTGAACGTGCAGGATCCGCCGGCCACCTTCTGGCTGGTGGACGTGACGGACTTCGACTCGCTGCGTGTCACACAGGGCGCGCTGCTGACGGACCGCGTGAAGCCGCTGACGCCCAACAGCCCCACGGGGCGCGCGCGCCGCTACTTCGGCGCCACGGAGGCCGGGTTGCGTACGCCCGGCGGGCTGAGCCTGGCGCAGATGCCGGACCTCAAGGCCCAGGCCGGGACGGCGAACCTGATCGTGATCGCGCCCGCCGCCTTTGCCGACGCCGCCCAGGAGCTGGTGGATTACAAGAACAGCCTGGGCCCCGCCCGCGCGCGGCTGGCCGTGCTGGAGGATGTCTACAGCGAGTTCAACGGCGGCGTGGCGGATCCGGGCGCGCTGCGGAACTTCCTGCGCCACGAGGTGCTGAGCGCCGAGACGCCCGCGGAGCACGCGCTGTTCGTGGGCAACGGGCACTACGACTACCGCGGCCTGCTGGCCGGGGCCTACCCCCTGCGCATGCCCGCCTGGTACTGGGAGATCTCCTCGCTCACCGACGCGGACTGGATGGTGGACGACTGGTTCGCGCAGGTGGAGTCGAGTTCGCTGATGAGCCTGTCCATCGGCCGGCTGCCGGCCAACAGCGAGTCCGAGGTCCGCGCCTACACGCGCAAGCTGCAGGCCTACGAGGGTGCCGCGGACCAAGGTCTCTGGCGCAACCGCATGCTCTTCGTCGGCGACGACGAGCACGGCGAGAACGACCGCGTGGACACCTTCGAGATGAGCCATAGCCAGGACACGGAGGAGTTGATCCGCACGCGCGTGCCGGGCACCTTCGACGTGGAGCGGCTCTACGTCTTCAATTATCCCACGGTCTACAATCCGGCCATCCGCATCCGCGAGAAGCCCCAGGCGGAGGCCCGGCTGGTGGAGGCCCTCAACGAGGGCGTCGCGCTGGTGAACTACATGGGCCACGGCAACAACATCACCTGGACCCACGAGTACATCTTCTACGCGCCGCGGCACTTCCAGCTGCTGCAGGCCACGGGCCGGCCGGCCATCTTCCTGGCGGCCACCTGCTCCTGGGCGGAGATCGACTTGCCGCTGGGCGAGGCCTTTCCCCAGCAGCTGGTGAACATGGACGGGGGCGGGGCCATCGGCGTGCTGGCCGCCACGCGCAAGACCGGCGCGACCAGCAATTTCCTCTTCGCCAACACGCTGATGCAGCAGCTGTTCCAGCGGGACGGGGACGGCCAGTGGCCCGTGCTGGGCGGCAGCATCATGCGCGCCAAGAACCTCAACGCCTCCGACACCAACCGCCGGCGCTATGTCTGGCTGGGGGATCCCAGCCTGCGACCGGGCTTTCCCCGGGGCACCGGCCACCTGGACAATCTGACCAGCGGCGGCCAGCCCGCGGACACCCTGCTCAGCCAGGCCCTGGCGGGTTTCAGCACCCACGCGGACACGCTGCTGACGGATCCCGTGCAGGACGGCTTCAACACGACCGTGATGCGCCAGGCGCCGCTGGCCCGGCGTTACAACTACGACCCCTTCACCAACAGCACGGTGTATCACGGCATCCATCTGGACTACGAGAGTCCGGGCGCGCTGATCTTCTCGGGCGTCTCCACGCTGGCCGCCGGCCAGGCCGTCAACCGCTTCATGCTGCCCGGCGAGCTGGGCGACCTGGAGCACCCCGCCGAGCTGCGCTGCTACTACCAGGGCCGGACCGGGTCGGGGGCGACCTCCGACGGGCTGGTCTACGCCGAACTGCCGCTGGCGCAGAATCCCAATCCCGCGCTGGACGACAGCGCGCCAACCCTGCGCCTGCTGCTCAACGGGCCGCAGTGGCGCGAGAGCGACTGGGTGGCGCCCAACTCGGTGGTGATCCTCCAGGTGCAGGACTCCTCCGGCGTCAATCTGACGGGGGAGCTGGGGCACCGCATCGAGATGGAGATCGATGGCGGCACGCCCCGGGACCTGACGGCCTCGTTCCAGTACGACCTGGACGACTGGACGCGCGGCGAGGCGCGCCTGGAGCTGCCCCTGCTCGAGACGGGGTCGCATCGCCTGCGGGCCCGCGCCTTCGACACCTTCAACAATCCGGGTTACGCCGAGGTGGAGTTCCAGGTGCTGGATCCCGGCACGCCGGCCCTGGCGGACGTGGTGAACTTCCCCAACCCGGCCCGCGAGCGCACCCAGTTCACGTTCCGGCTGCTGGGCGCCCAGCAGGAGGCGCCCTCCAGCTGCGACCTGCTGGTCTACACGGTGAAGGGTCGCCGGGTGGCGAGCCGGCGGCTGGCGCTGAGCGGCGCCTCGGACTTCATCTGGAGCGAAGCCTGGGAGCCGCGCAACGACCAGGGCGATCCGCTGGCCCGGGGCGTGTACTTCTACCGGGTGCGCCTGCGCCTGCCCGCGCTGAGTTACAGCCTGCTGGACGAGAACGGCCAGTACGTGGTGCGCAGCCTCAAGGCCGCGGACGTGGAGGCCACGGGCAAGCTGCTGGTGGATTGA